Proteins encoded in a region of the Mycolicibacterium chitae genome:
- a CDS encoding sensor histidine kinase: MSVVSALALAGVVAAVSLAAGVAVGAWVWPRLVGRRQRKATELANFAVAQMLKHTVDLAPQGIVVVDGYRNVVFINERAQHGELGPVHDGLLDDRAWRAVQRTLATGDDTDVDLSPRRRSPVSRPGMSIRGHVRRLADDSKYAVIFVDDQSEQARMEATRRDFVANVSHELKTPVGAMGVLAEAILESADDPETVRRFGEQVLGESKRLANMVGELIELSRLQGAEKMPNFDTVDIDIIVSEAISRYKVAADNADITIATDDPAGFEAVGNQPLLVTAVANLISNAIAYSPQGSTVSISRRRRGDNVEIAVTDRGIGIAPADQERVFERFFRVDKARSRATGGTGLGLAIVKHVAANHNGSIRLWSKAGTGSTFTLSVPARRDAMRLVDE; encoded by the coding sequence GTGAGTGTGGTGTCGGCACTGGCCCTGGCCGGTGTAGTGGCCGCGGTGAGTCTCGCCGCGGGTGTCGCCGTCGGCGCCTGGGTGTGGCCGCGGCTGGTCGGCCGCCGGCAGCGCAAGGCGACCGAGCTGGCCAACTTCGCCGTCGCCCAGATGCTCAAGCACACCGTCGACCTGGCCCCGCAGGGCATCGTCGTGGTCGACGGCTACCGCAACGTGGTGTTCATCAACGAGCGCGCCCAGCACGGCGAGCTGGGCCCGGTGCACGACGGCCTGCTCGACGACCGGGCCTGGCGGGCCGTGCAGCGCACCTTGGCCACCGGCGACGACACCGATGTGGATCTGTCGCCCCGGCGCCGCAGCCCGGTCAGCCGGCCGGGGATGTCCATCCGCGGCCACGTCCGCCGGCTCGCCGACGACAGCAAGTACGCGGTGATCTTCGTCGACGACCAGTCCGAGCAGGCCCGGATGGAGGCCACCCGGCGCGACTTCGTCGCCAACGTCAGTCACGAACTCAAGACCCCGGTGGGCGCCATGGGCGTGCTGGCCGAGGCGATCCTGGAATCCGCCGACGACCCCGAGACCGTGCGCCGCTTCGGCGAGCAGGTGCTCGGCGAGTCCAAGCGGTTGGCCAACATGGTCGGCGAGCTGATCGAGCTGTCCCGGCTGCAGGGCGCCGAGAAGATGCCCAACTTCGACACCGTCGACATCGATATCATTGTGTCCGAGGCGATTTCGCGCTACAAGGTGGCCGCCGACAACGCCGACATCACGATCGCCACCGACGACCCGGCGGGGTTCGAGGCGGTCGGCAATCAGCCCCTGCTGGTCACCGCGGTGGCCAACCTGATCTCCAACGCCATCGCGTACTCGCCGCAGGGTTCCACGGTGTCGATCAGCCGTCGTCGGCGCGGCGACAACGTCGAGATTGCGGTCACCGACCGCGGGATCGGCATCGCGCCCGCCGATCAGGAGCGGGTCTTCGAGCGTTTTTTCCGGGTGGACAAGGCGCGCTCCCGCGCGACGGGCGGCACCGGCCTGGGCCTGGCCATCGTCAAGCACGTGGCGGCCAACCACAACGGATCGATCCGGCTGTGGAGCAAGGCGGGCACCGGGTCGACGTTCACGCTGTCGGTGCCGGCCCGCCGGGATGCGATGAGGTTAGTTGATGAGTAG
- a CDS encoding phosphoglyceromutase, producing MSDSTLVLLRHGQSEWNALNLFTGWVDVDLTELGRAEAVRGGELMAEQGLLPDVLYTSLMRRAITTANLALDAADRHWIPVHRDWRLNERHYGALQGLDKAATKEKYGEEQFMAWRRSYDTPPPPIERGSEFSQDADPRYADIGGGPLTECLADVVARFVPYFTEAIVPDLKAGKTVLIAAHGNSLRALVKYLDNMSDEDVVGLNIPTGIPLRYDLDENLKPKVPGGTYLDPEAAAAGAAAVASQGAK from the coding sequence ATGTCTGACTCCACATTGGTGCTGCTCCGGCACGGCCAGAGCGAATGGAATGCGCTGAACCTGTTCACCGGCTGGGTCGATGTCGACCTGACCGAACTGGGCCGCGCCGAGGCGGTCCGCGGCGGCGAGTTGATGGCCGAGCAGGGACTGCTGCCCGATGTGCTCTACACCTCGCTGATGCGGCGGGCCATCACCACCGCGAATCTCGCTCTCGATGCCGCCGACCGGCACTGGATCCCGGTGCACCGGGACTGGCGGCTCAACGAGCGGCACTACGGCGCGCTGCAGGGCCTGGACAAGGCGGCGACCAAGGAGAAGTACGGCGAGGAGCAGTTCATGGCGTGGCGCCGCAGCTACGACACGCCGCCGCCGCCCATCGAGAGGGGCAGCGAGTTCAGCCAGGACGCCGACCCGCGCTACGCCGACATCGGCGGCGGCCCGCTGACCGAATGCCTGGCCGACGTGGTGGCGCGGTTCGTGCCCTACTTCACCGAGGCCATCGTCCCGGACCTGAAGGCCGGCAAGACCGTGCTGATCGCCGCGCACGGCAACTCCCTGCGGGCGTTGGTCAAGTACCTCGACAACATGAGCGACGAGGACGTGGTGGGGCTGAACATCCCCACCGGCATCCCGCTGCGCTACGACCTCGACGAGAACCTGAAGCCGAAGGTTCCCGGCGGCACCTACCTGGATCCCGAGGCCGCGGCCGCGGGTGCGGCGGCGGTGGCCAGCCAGGGCGCCAAGTAG
- a CDS encoding YbjN domain-containing protein codes for MSPQSEQVQALIEAALDERELDYSRHEGAHGGLPGLVVPLPGERKLTTNTILSIGEHSVRVEAFVCRKPDEDFEAVYRFLLKRNNRLYGVAYTLDNVGDIYLVGRMALELVTADEIDRILGQVLEAVDSDFNTLLELGFRSSIQKEWAWRVARGESLKNLAAFEHLIDE; via the coding sequence ATGAGTCCGCAGTCGGAGCAGGTGCAGGCGCTCATCGAGGCGGCGCTGGACGAGCGTGAATTGGACTACTCCCGGCACGAGGGCGCGCACGGCGGCCTGCCGGGGCTGGTGGTGCCGCTGCCGGGGGAACGCAAGCTCACCACCAACACCATCCTGAGCATCGGCGAGCACTCGGTGCGGGTCGAGGCGTTCGTGTGCCGCAAACCCGACGAGGACTTCGAGGCGGTCTACCGCTTCCTGCTCAAGCGCAACAATCGGCTCTACGGGGTGGCCTACACCCTGGACAACGTCGGCGACATCTACCTCGTCGGCCGGATGGCGCTGGAACTGGTCACCGCCGACGAGATCGACCGGATCCTCGGGCAGGTGCTCGAGGCGGTCGACTCGGACTTCAACACGTTGCTGGAACTAGGTTTTCGCTCGTCCATCCAGAAGGAGTGGGCGTGGCGGGTGGCGCGCGGCGAATCGTTGAAGAACCTCGCGGCCTTCGAGCACCTGATCGACGAATAG
- the mshA gene encoding D-inositol-3-phosphate glycosyltransferase: MRVAVLSVHTSPLAQPGTGDAGGMNVYVLQTALHLAQRGVEVEIFTRATSSADAPVVPVAPGVVVRNVVAGPFEGLDKYDLPTQLCAFTAGVLRAEATHEPGYYDIVHSHYWLSGQVGWLARDRWAVPQVHTAHTLAAVKNAALAEGDSPEPALRAVGEQQVVDEADRLIVNTEDEACQLVSLHNADPSRIDIVHPGVDLQTFTPGDQAAARAALGLPAEPTVAFVGRIQPLKAPDVLLRAAAKIPGVRIVVAGGPSGSGLAAPDGLIRLADELGISDRVTFLPPQSREDLVNVYRAADLVAVPSYSESFGLVAVEAQACGTPVVAAAVGGLPVAVRDGQTGALVDSHDPDRWAGALGDLLQHADLSAMGAAAVSHASTFSWDHTVDALLGAYRRAITDYDLVHHRSARETVGAPSVRRARRWTRRRGVRA; the protein is encoded by the coding sequence GTGCGCGTCGCAGTGTTGTCGGTCCATACCTCGCCGCTGGCCCAGCCGGGAACCGGTGATGCCGGGGGGATGAACGTCTATGTCCTGCAGACCGCACTGCACCTCGCGCAGCGCGGGGTCGAGGTGGAGATCTTCACCCGGGCGACGTCGTCGGCCGATGCGCCGGTGGTGCCGGTGGCCCCCGGGGTGGTGGTGCGCAACGTGGTCGCCGGCCCGTTCGAGGGCCTCGACAAGTACGACCTGCCCACCCAGCTGTGCGCGTTCACCGCGGGCGTCCTGCGCGCCGAGGCCACCCACGAGCCCGGCTACTACGACATCGTGCATTCGCACTACTGGCTTTCCGGGCAGGTCGGCTGGCTGGCCCGGGACCGCTGGGCGGTGCCGCAGGTGCACACCGCGCACACCCTGGCCGCGGTCAAGAACGCGGCGCTGGCCGAGGGGGACTCACCCGAGCCGGCGCTGCGCGCAGTCGGCGAGCAGCAGGTGGTCGACGAGGCCGACCGGCTCATCGTCAACACCGAAGACGAAGCGTGCCAGCTGGTTTCGCTGCACAACGCCGACCCGTCCCGGATCGACATCGTCCATCCCGGGGTCGACCTGCAGACCTTCACCCCCGGCGATCAGGCCGCGGCGCGCGCGGCCCTGGGGTTGCCCGCCGAACCGACGGTCGCCTTCGTGGGACGCATCCAGCCGCTCAAGGCCCCCGACGTGCTGCTGCGCGCGGCGGCCAAAATTCCCGGGGTGCGCATCGTGGTCGCCGGCGGCCCGTCGGGCAGCGGCCTGGCCGCCCCCGACGGATTGATCCGCCTCGCCGACGAATTGGGTATCTCCGATCGGGTGACGTTCCTGCCGCCGCAGTCTCGCGAGGACCTGGTCAACGTGTACCGCGCCGCCGATCTGGTGGCGGTGCCGAGCTATTCGGAATCGTTCGGCCTGGTGGCGGTCGAGGCCCAGGCGTGCGGCACGCCGGTGGTGGCCGCCGCGGTCGGCGGCCTGCCGGTGGCGGTGCGCGACGGACAGACCGGCGCGCTGGTGGACAGCCACGACCCCGACCGCTGGGCCGGCGCGCTGGGCGACCTGCTGCAGCACGCCGACCTGTCCGCGATGGGCGCGGCCGCGGTGTCGCACGCCTCGACCTTCTCCTGGGACCACACCGTCGACGCGCTGCTGGGCGCCTACCGCCGGGCGATCACCGACTACGACCTGGTGCACCACCGCAGCGCGCGGGAAACCGTGGGGGCGCCGTCGGTGCGGCGGGCGCGGCGCTGGACCCGGCGACGTGGGGTGCGTGCATGA